A window from Humidesulfovibrio mexicanus encodes these proteins:
- the ispG gene encoding flavodoxin-dependent (E)-4-hydroxy-3-methylbut-2-enyl-diphosphate synthase yields the protein MLKRKNTRAIKVGTVGVGGDNPVRVQSMTNVDTRDVAAASAQVAELARAGCEIVRLAVPDEQAAASLAAIREASPVPLIADIHFDHRLALMALEAGIDGLRINPGNIGGEAKVDTVVRAAAERAAPIRIGVNSGSVEKDLLARYGGPTPQAMVESALGHVGMLERRGFYDIKISLKSSSVLHTIEAYRLLSDRVDYPLHIGVTEAGTLLPGAVKSAVGLGVLLFQGIGDTLRVSLTHDPVAEIGVAYEILRSLGLRQRGPEVISCPTCGRTEIGLIALAEEVQKRLRDVPEVFKVAVMGCVVNGPGEAREADIGIAGGRGSGIVFRKGEVVRKIRGEENLLPEFMKELDLFLAELRAR from the coding sequence ATGCTGAAACGCAAGAACACACGCGCGATCAAGGTGGGAACGGTGGGCGTGGGCGGGGACAACCCCGTGCGCGTGCAGAGCATGACCAATGTGGACACGCGCGACGTGGCCGCGGCCTCGGCCCAGGTGGCCGAACTGGCCCGCGCCGGGTGCGAGATCGTGCGCCTGGCCGTGCCCGACGAGCAGGCCGCCGCCTCCCTGGCCGCCATCCGCGAGGCGTCCCCGGTGCCGCTCATCGCGGATATCCACTTCGACCATCGCCTGGCCCTCATGGCTCTTGAGGCGGGCATCGACGGCCTGCGCATCAATCCTGGCAACATCGGCGGCGAGGCCAAGGTGGACACAGTGGTGCGCGCCGCGGCCGAGCGCGCCGCGCCCATCCGCATCGGCGTCAACAGCGGCTCCGTGGAAAAGGATCTGCTGGCGCGCTATGGCGGGCCAACGCCCCAGGCCATGGTGGAAAGCGCGTTGGGGCATGTGGGGATGCTGGAGCGCCGCGGCTTTTACGACATCAAGATCTCCCTCAAGTCCTCCAGCGTGCTGCACACCATCGAGGCCTACCGGCTGTTGTCCGACCGTGTGGACTACCCCCTGCACATCGGCGTCACCGAGGCGGGCACGCTGCTGCCCGGCGCGGTCAAGAGCGCCGTGGGCCTGGGCGTGTTGCTGTTCCAGGGCATCGGCGACACCTTGCGCGTGTCGCTTACCCACGACCCCGTGGCCGAGATCGGCGTGGCCTACGAGATTTTGCGCTCCCTGGGGCTGCGCCAGCGCGGGCCGGAGGTCATCAGCTGCCCCACCTGCGGCCGCACGGAGATAGGGCTTATCGCCCTTGCCGAAGAGGTGCAGAAGCGCCTGCGCGACGTGCCCGAGGTGTTCAAGGTGGCGGTGATGGGCTGCGTGGTGAACGGCCCCGGCGAGGCGCGCGAGGCCGACATCGGCATTGCGGGCGGGCGCGGGTCAGGCATCGTGTTTCGCAAGGGCGAGGTCGTGCGCAAGATTCGCGGCGAGGAGAACCTGCTGCCGGAGTTCATGAAGGAACTCGACCTGTTCCTGGCCGAGCTGCGCGCCCGCTGA